In the genome of Mercurialis annua linkage group LG8, ddMerAnnu1.2, whole genome shotgun sequence, the window GTTTTTGATGCTATTAACTTAAAATTCTTCCTCAATCAAGCATGGGGTCTACAGCCActtattcaacatttaaatgcTAGACTGAATAAGCTTAAAGAACAAATTGCTCGAATAACTTCATCCCAGTTCCATCAAGCATATAGACCGGGAAACAAGGGCAGCAGCAGGTAGAACCTGAAATTGAGATTCAGCTAGTTGATATTGCCATTCTTTTCAGATATTAACAAAAGCAATCAGATCCAGTTCAAGTTTTTCTAATAAtacacactttgtgtatattTATCTACCGGTTTAATTGCACGTCGCGTCCTCAGTTGTCCCGCTGTGTTCGTATGAAAATTATAAGAAGGAGGAGTACGTACACCCTCCTCCTCAATCAGAGGCAGATCAGGAGGAGCATGTATAGCCTCTTCCCTAATTGGAGGCAGACCAGGAGGAGCATGTACAGCCTCCGGAGCCAGACCAGGAGGAGCATCTACAGTCTCCGGAGCCAGACCAGCAGGAACATCTACAGCTTCCGGAGCCAGACCAGCAGGAACATCTACAGTCTCCGGAGCCAGACCAGAAGGAACATCTACAGCCTCCGGAGCCAGACCAGGAGGAACATCTACAGCCTCCAGAGCCAGACCAGGAGGAACATCTACAGCCTCCAGAGCCAGACCAGGACGAATATTTATCGTCTCCGGAGCCAGAGCAGGAGGAACATCTACAGCCTCCGTAGCCAGAGCAGGAGGAGCATGTACAACCTCAGGAATTGGAGCTGGCTGCTCATTGACACGTCTTTTTCTTCTCCGTGAATACACAATCGGATGCAGAGCAGATACATCCTCCGTAATCGAAGTTGGCCCGTCGGAACATCGCAACTCAGGTGACAGATTGGGATGACTTGAAGAAGCCCCGCTATGATGATGACTTGAAGAAGCCACTGATGTAAAGTCCAAGCCAGAACCTACAAGCAAGTAGCAATACCAATTTCAGAAACTTAAAAATGATATGTAACAAAAGAACCCAAGTTTCAGAGAACTCACCGGGGATGCTTAAATAGACACCATCCCTATCATTGTCATACATTTCTATAAAGTGATTGCTTGAGGTAGCATTCACTACAAGCAAACAACAATACCAAtttcagaaaattaaaaatgataatacCAAAAGGTACTCAAGTGTTAGGAACTCACTTGGGCTGCTTGTCTGGACACCATCACTGCCATCAGCTTGAGTGGGAGCAGAAGTGGACACTGCCATAGCAGCACGCGGTGGTGTTGGTGGAAGTACAAATTCAGAACCTACGAGCAAGCAACACGACAATATCATAAACTGAAAAATGACAAGTAGAAAAGACCAAGTTTGGGTGAGAACTCACCCTTACTTTTATCACGCACACAGTATTGGTACCTAGACTCTCATGCCGGCGTatattttttgtactttttgctCCAATCTTTTTCGTTGTTTCCAGTTTGTTGTTTTTCCTTCAACTTTAAGATTCGACTAATAGCACGACAATCCACTTTACCAATCTCTAATTGATCAGGGATGAGATCAGGCCGGTTATACGCAATATGATTGATGCAGAACACAATTGTTTGAGAAAAGAACATTCTTGAACGAACATTCCCCTATAGGCGTGCATATGGCCTCAATTTAATCTACAAAAATTAAAGGCATAACTAAATATCAAACGAtattaacaattatttttacataatacaactttaaaaagttaaatttatacCTCTATATCAGAAGCAGCCAACATCGCACCAAAATCCGCATCCTTGTTACTTTTTTTGGATGGTAGTTTAAGTTTTTCTGACCACTCTATTGCAAGAGGGATTCTTCTAGGGAGATCTTCTAGGGATAATCTTGAATTGGATTTTCCCAAAGTCATAAATGCTCCAAATGAAGGAATGTGCTCTAAAATAAACATCTAGACcaacaaagaaaaaaagaagactGTTAAAGAATAATACTTTTTCTATGTTAGTTCAAAATCAGAAGTTATCTAAGAAGCAAGAAATAGCTGCACAATCTTCAGCAGAAGCTGAGTATGTGGCAGTTGCTTCTGCTACTAATCAGTCAATATGGCTTAGAAAGATTTTGAAAGATGTAAATTTTGATTAAGGAGGAGCTACTGTCATCATGTGTGATAGTAAATCTGCAATTGCAATGGCCAAAAATCCAATGCAACATGGAAGAACAAAgcacattaatataaaatattatgctGTCAGACAACCAGAGAAGAATGGCGACTCACCTAAACTAGCCACATTGCTCCATAACTAGATTTCTTATTTTTGTCTACGAAATCTCGGACTCCACTCTTGACCTATGCCAAAACCCCAGCTCCCCAAGCATACTCGTCGATTCGGTCAATATCTTTAAGAAACTCCAGATATACAAGTGATACGATATTAGACGATGCGGCAGGAAACAAGACGCTTCCTATGATGCAAAGCAAATAGGCCCTAACATAGAAGTCCAATTCTGGGCTATCGTCCGCAATATTCTCTGAAACAACCATAAAATCATTCTTTAGTTGAGCAAATGATATGGAGCCCGGCTTGTCGGGCGTCTCGGTATTGACTTGATTCCATCCCAAAAGCTTTTGGCAAACATCGCCATAATCGAGTGATTGCTTAGGCAACAACGGCTTTCCATCAACTGGAAGTCTTGTGAACATGTACACGTTCTTTATTGAAATCCCCAAAGTACGTTGTTCGTCAATTACAAAGATATCACGCTCTATGTCGTAGAGCTTGCAATTGACGAACAACGTACTTTGGGGATTTCATTAAAGGACGTGTACATGTTCATCAATTGCAAGCTCTACGACATAGAATTGGTATTGCACGTGTACATGTTCATCAATTGCAAGCTCTACGACATAGAATTGATATTGCTACTTGCTTGTAGGTTCATCAACGTACTTTGAGGAGCTTGCATTTAATGAAATCCCCAAAATACGTTGTTCGTCAATTGCAAGCTTTACGACATAGAGCGTGATATCTTTGTAATTGACGAACAACGTACATTGGGGATTTCAATAAAGGACGTGTACATGTTCACAAGACTTCCAGTTGATGGAAAGCCGTTGTTGCCTAAGCAATCACTCGATTATGGCGATGTTTGCCAAAAGCTTTTGGGATGGAATCAAGTCAATACCGAGACGCCCGACAAGCCGGGCTCCATATCATTTGCTCAGCTAAAGAATGATTTTATGGTTGTTTCAAAGAATATTGTGGACGATAGCCCAGAATTGGACTTCTATGTTAGGGCCTATTTGCTTTACATCATAGGAAGCGTCTTGTTTCCTGCCGCATCGTCTAATATCGTATCACTTGTATATCTGGAGTTTCTTAAAGATATTGACCGAATCGACGAGTATGCTTAGGGAGCTGGGGTTTTGGCACAGGTCAAGAGTGGAGTCCGAGATTTCGTACACAAAAATAAGAAGTCTAGTTATGGAGCAATGTGGCTAGTTCAGGTGAGTCGCCATTCTTCTCTGGTTGTCTGACAAcatgatattttatattaatgtgcTTTGTTCTTCCATGTTGCATTGGATTTTTGGCCATTGCAATTGCAGATTTACTATCACACATGATGACAGTAGCTCCTCCTTAATCAAAATTTACATCTTTCAAAATCTTTCTAAGCCATATTGACTGATTAGTAGCAGAAGCAACTGCCACATACTCAGCTTCTGCTGAAGATTGTGCAGCTATTTCTTGCTTCTTAGATAACTTCTGATTTTGAACTAACATAGGAAAAGTATTATTCTTTAACagtcttctttttttctttgttgGTCTAGACGTTTATTTTAGAGCACATTCCTTCATTTGGAGCATTTATGACTTTGGGAAAATCCAATTCAAGATTATCCCTAGAAGATCTCCCTAGAAGAATCCCTCTTGCAATAGAGTGGTCAGAAAAACTTAAACTACCATCCAAAAAAAGTAACAAGGATGCGGATTTTGGTTCGATGTTGGCTGCTTCTGATATAGAGgtataaatttaactttttaaagttgtattatgtaaaaataattgttaataTCGTTTGATATTTAGTTATGCCTTTAATTTTTGTAGATTAAATTGAGGCCATATGCACGCCTAGAGGGGAATGTTCGTTCAAAAATGTTCTTTTCTCAAACAATTGTGTTCTGCATCAATCATATTGCGTATAACCGGCCTGATCCCATCCCTGATCAATTAGGGATTGGTAAAGTGGATTGTCGTGCTATTAGTCGAATCTTAAAGTTGAAGGAAAAACAACGAACTGGAAACAACGAAAAAGATTGGagcaaaaagtacaaaaaatatACGCCGGCATGAGAGTCCAGGTACCAATACTGTGTGCGTGATAAAAGTAAGGGTGAGTTCTCACCCAAACTTGGTCTTTTCTACTTGTCATTTTTCAGTTTATGATATTGTCGTGTTGCTTGCTCGTAGGTTCTGAATTTGTACTTCCACCAACACCACTGCGTGCTGCTATGGCAGTGTCCACTTCTGCTCCCACTCCAGCTGATGGCAGTGATGGTGTCCAGACAAGCAGCCCAAGTGAGTTCCTAACACTTGAGTACCTTTTGgtattatcatttttaattttctgaaaTTGGTATTGTTGTTTGCTTGTAGTGAATGCTACCTCAAGCAATCACTTTATAGAAATGTATGACAATGATAGGGATGGTGTCTATTTAAGCATCCCCGGTGAGTTCTCTGAAACTTGGGTTCTTTTGTTACATATCATTTTTAAGTTTCTGAAATTGGTATTGCTACTTGCTTGTAGGTTCTGGCTTGGACTTTACATCAGTGGCTTCTTCAAGTCATCATCATAGCGGGGCTTCTTCAAGTCATCCCAATCTGTCACCTGAGTTGCGATGTTCCGACGGGCCAGCTTCGATTACGGAGGATGTATCTGCTCTGCATCCGATTGTGTATTCACGGAGAAGAAAAAGACAACGTGTCAATGAGCAGCCAGCTCCAATTCCTGAGGTTGTACATGCTCCTCCTGCTCTGGCTACGGAGGCTGTAGATGTTCCTCCTGCTCTGGCTCCGGAGACGGTAAATATTCCTCCTGTTCTGGCTCCGGAGGCTGTAGATGTTCCTCCTGGTCTGGCTCCGGAGGCTGTAGATGTTCCTCCTGGTCTGGCTCCGGAGGCTGTAGATGTTCCTGCTGGTCTGGCTCCGGAGGCTGTAGATGTTCCTCCTGGTCTGACTCCGGAGGCTGTAGATGCTCCTCCTGATCTGGCTCCGGAGGCTATACATGCTCCTCCTTCTCTGCCTCCGATTGGGGAAGAGGCTGTACATACTCCTCCTGATCTGCCTCCGATTGAGGAGGAGGGTGTACGTACTCCTCCTCATAATTTTCATACGAACACAGCGGAACAACTGAGGACACGACATGCAATTAAACCGGTAGATAaatatacacaaagtgtgtaTTATTAGAAACACGTGAAAAACTTGAACTGGATCTGATTGCTTTAGTTAATATCTGAAAAGAATGGCAATATCAACTAGCTAAATCTCAATTTCAGGTTGAACCTGCTGCTGCCCTTGTTTCCCAGTCTACCTTAGGTTGAATGTCATGCCCAACATTTCTGTTAACCAATTGGATGTAATTTCATAGAAATCCCATTGAGTCACCAGCACCTGACATTggcaataatataatattttataaaagttcagCAAAGCTTATGTATTTTTAGGAGTTATCAGTGCTTGACAATGGAAATAAtagaatattttataaaagttcagTTCAGAAAGCTTATGTATTTTTTCTCAGTTAAACTGTTATCCGAAATTAAACAGGCAATgaactactaaataaagatgAGGAAGCCAAGATCCCACCACATCATATAATATTGAAAAGATGGACTGGTGCTTAAGAATCCATTTAGACTCTAACCAAATACATAGATCAAATTCACACAAAGTTTAACTCCAAGAATTATCTTCCAGCCAAAAGTTCTAAAGCTTAACATAGACCCTCCCATGCCTAAAAAAAACTCACTCACCACCAAACTTTCCCTCCTAAAAACTGTGTCCTCGGTCAAAGACAAATTACAACCAGAAAATGTGACATATGCATTCTCACATAATTTATTATGCATTTTCATATCTATCTATCATGTATTCTATGATTACCTACTCAAATTGCAATAGAAAACATGAGTATGTATTTTTAAGGATTCAAAATTAGTTTGAATAACTCCAATCAGTTGCATCAATTATTGCATACCATATCTGTTTGCTTTGTTACAAGTGTATAACAATTAGCTGATATTTGTGatcttatttgattttgatacTTGGCACATCATGCATGTTGCCACTTGAGGGGAGCATTTGACCGTTTTGGTTCAAAATTAACAGAATCATACCAACATAACAAAACCGGTTTCTGGGTAAGTAAATAAAACAGAACCAAACTATCGAAATCGAATTCCAGAAAATCTAAATACTGAACCCACCAAATTAATCAGCTAATTTGCTTGGTTCGGTTAACTAACCAGAagtgtttaattattttgaaaaaattaataatctatTTGGTTCATTTGGTTAAACCATAATTTGTGATAAAAGAAGAAACAAATATGCAAACCGATAACATCGAAATTGTTTAAATAATCTAACCAAACTAATCTAATTTGCTTTGCTTAGTTTTTTGGTtgaacaaattttttttaccCTTAGTTGCCACCTCAAGCTTAATTGACTCCAGCTACTAGCTACGACTACAAGTATATAGCCCTAAGAACGTAGAATtctcaattttttcaatttgattgagAACAAAACTCGAAGTAAAAAACTAAAGCCTAGGAGTTCATAATTTGCAAAACCAAAATGGAATTCAGGTCACTTCCTAGTTCTCAAATAAGATTGGTGTGTGACAGAATGAGTAAGATAAAGTAAAAGTATTTACAAGAAAACATCCAAGAGCTATTCAAGAGATTGATACCCATCTAAACTAGAAGGCGGCCGAAGGGAATTATTTGGATTAACAAGGCAAGCTCTCTTCTCCAGCTCATTTACATTTCTTGAAGTATGTCCTAACAATTTGactattataaataatatcttAAACAACTTTATAATTCTAGGTAAGCATAAGCACAAAAAATAAGATGGCTTTCAAGTAGCCATCAATATAATATGTTAAAGTAATCAGacaaaataacttttctataCGAACCTTTCCGATCAATAAATCAACAGGAAGTTTTGCTAAATGATGTCCAAGAGGCGTCAACTCTTCATCCCCCTCCACAGCTCCAACCTAAAATCAGCCAACAACAGGGTATTAGTTTACTGTGCAAACTAGACGAAACATATAGGAGGTGCAAGGTATCAATGTTTAAGTAATAGTTTGTAGGACAAACAGCCCAATTGCATAATTATACATGCAACACAAGCCACAATATGTAAAAGAGAGCAGCATCGTaacaaacaacaacaattttGCATGCAGAAATGCTACCTCAAATAGCAACGAAATCGCAGAGGTCATGGCCTCATCCTTAGGAGGTTCCAAAGCCTGgaaataaatgataaaataaacaGTTAAAACTCTTATGCATTAAACCGTTTTTAATCTAGAGGCTCAGAGCATTAGTTACCTTTGATAAAAATGGCTTTATATGACCAAGAGAAAGTATCTTAATTTGCAAACACAGTTCCACTAACGGCATACGAAGCATCTCAGGGACCTTAGCATTGTGAAAATCAGAGGTAGGATTGCGTCAAAAGTTAATGCAAAGAAATTAAGAAGACTGATTACATTTAAATGAAGAATGCATAGACAATCAACATTGGTAAGCAGATAAACTACCTGATATGGCCGCATGAGTTTCTCAAATCTGTGACGTGTgtacaaacaaaaacaaattccaGGTTTAACACGCCCAGCTCTTCCACGGCGTTGCCTAGCATTTGCTTGAGATATCCAATCTTCAACCATACTTGTTAATTTCTAAAGAGATGAATGAAACAGTTAAGAACCCACCAGCAAATGGTAAATAATGGTTTGGTATTTGGTTTCAAGACTTTGATGAATTGACAGCAGCGAAATTTAGCAAAGGGCCAGGTGGAAGCTAGAGAAATTAATGTCTGGACTACTTCATCTCCATTTGAGTAACTCATGTTGTAAAATATCCTGCTGAATGCAGCCATCCAAAAGCCATGATCGCATAACA includes:
- the LOC126661332 gene encoding uncharacterized protein LOC126661332, whose protein sequence is MILSCCLLVGSEFVLPPTPPRAAMAVSTSAPTQADGSDGVQTSSPMNATSSNHFIEMYDNDRDGVYLSIPGEFSETWVLLLHIIFKFLKLVLLLACRFWLGLYISGFFKSSS
- the LOC126661333 gene encoding uncharacterized protein LOC126661333 → MILSCCLLVGSEFVLPPTPLRAAMAVSTSAPTPADGSDGVQTSSPMNATSSNHFIEMYDNDRDGVYLSIPGEFSETWVLLLHIIFKFLKLVLLLACRFWLGLYISGFFKSSS